In a single window of the Myxococcus guangdongensis genome:
- a CDS encoding DUF4956 domain-containing protein, which produces MEASIPALFESAKSELNSLSITVMLPRMLAAALIGTVLSLRPWRLIMRRALPKADMIQAQVLLCAAAAVITAVIGDSVAKAFGLVGLGGFVRFRSGLKDPRDAAILFLMIGLGMACGHGSLGLAGVGTVFVAALLFVLDLFNREAPAAPKQRLLVSAQADDLVGAEASLRSALGERNVMVKSCALDFDGRRLELEVEEPVPGSLTAALGRTEGMPLRGLRWTAVGPKGTREELT; this is translated from the coding sequence ATGGAGGCCTCCATTCCGGCGCTCTTCGAGAGCGCCAAGTCGGAGCTGAACAGCCTGTCCATCACCGTGATGCTGCCGCGGATGCTCGCGGCGGCGCTCATCGGCACGGTGCTGTCCCTGCGGCCCTGGCGGCTCATCATGCGCCGGGCGCTGCCGAAGGCGGACATGATTCAGGCGCAGGTGCTGCTGTGCGCGGCGGCGGCGGTCATCACCGCCGTCATCGGTGACAGCGTGGCCAAGGCCTTCGGCCTGGTGGGCCTGGGCGGCTTCGTGCGCTTCCGCTCCGGCCTCAAGGACCCGCGCGACGCGGCCATCCTGTTCCTGATGATTGGCCTGGGCATGGCGTGTGGCCACGGCAGCCTGGGGTTGGCGGGCGTGGGCACGGTGTTCGTGGCGGCGCTGCTGTTCGTGCTGGACCTGTTCAACCGCGAGGCGCCCGCGGCGCCGAAGCAGCGGCTGCTGGTGTCCGCCCAGGCCGACGACCTGGTGGGCGCGGAGGCGTCGCTCCGCAGCGCGCTCGGGGAGCGCAACGTGATGGTGAAGAGCTGCGCGCTCGACTTCGACGGGCGGCGGCTGGAGCTGGAAGTGGAGGAGCCCGTGCCCGGCTCGCTGACGGCGGCGCTGGGACGGACGGAGGGCATGCCCCTGCGGGGGCTGCGGTGGACGGCGGTAGGCCCCAAGGGGACACGGGAGGAGCTGACATGA
- the tmk gene encoding dTMP kinase, translating to MFIDFEGIDGSGKTTLSNLLAGRLKKLGYRVAHAREGGELRSSTARRVRELTRDARLLEMSPRAEFFLNLARDAQQLEEVVAPALSRGEVCITDRYLYSQLALSGGGRGLPMSELKPACELASQGLWPDLVILVDVDPDLARWRKRLGKTLTNKSEAGDSRKGMVGAGLAVRVRESFLALAKEDPRRWLIIENNDAPLHVLEQRLVDAVVARLEGRDTPVQRIVPAPASVPASGPVEVEDVEARFFQALDTVEPREPALAVWMLGGLPGLAAHQRRLDFVERFPALTARGLQGLDDEPAWTLREVLAPLAPTHVASSISGLRGARAGMLRERLYAQAPAEALQGLKGDSSPQAWSLRERGVRDGKLSDVLLGLAGVDGEESWVVREAGMQRGLYTEVARSLGGLSDARSDALREALLPHDRLAVLRGTQGLDTPVARGLREALADKATKLVLRSLTGLSTEEAWALRERGAPKTKEALDSVDGMNDPRAWRLRVAHANRWPATVLSSLKGLPLVPEARVLIQRVLEAQPRKLPALRNAYAVIATAAVLDTRTPQARASRPAVEAPTQHVEL from the coding sequence GTGTTCATCGACTTCGAGGGGATTGACGGCAGCGGCAAGACGACGCTCTCCAACCTGTTGGCCGGGAGGTTGAAGAAGCTCGGCTACCGGGTGGCGCACGCACGGGAAGGAGGCGAGCTGCGCTCGTCCACGGCCCGGCGCGTGCGGGAGCTGACGCGGGACGCGCGCCTGTTGGAGATGTCACCGCGCGCGGAGTTCTTCCTCAACCTGGCGCGCGACGCGCAACAACTGGAAGAGGTGGTGGCGCCCGCGCTGTCGCGGGGCGAGGTGTGCATCACGGACCGTTATCTGTACTCGCAGCTGGCGCTGAGCGGCGGGGGCCGGGGGCTGCCCATGTCCGAGCTCAAGCCCGCGTGCGAGCTGGCCTCTCAGGGCCTGTGGCCGGACCTGGTCATCCTGGTGGACGTGGACCCGGACCTGGCCCGCTGGCGCAAGCGGCTGGGCAAGACGCTGACGAACAAGTCAGAGGCGGGCGACAGCCGCAAGGGCATGGTGGGCGCGGGCCTGGCGGTGCGCGTGCGCGAGTCGTTCCTCGCGCTGGCGAAGGAGGACCCGCGGCGCTGGCTCATCATCGAGAACAACGACGCGCCGCTGCACGTGCTGGAGCAGCGCCTGGTCGACGCGGTGGTGGCGAGGCTGGAGGGGCGTGACACGCCCGTGCAGCGCATCGTCCCCGCCCCCGCATCGGTGCCCGCCTCGGGCCCCGTCGAGGTGGAGGACGTCGAGGCCCGCTTCTTCCAGGCGCTCGACACCGTGGAGCCGCGAGAGCCCGCGCTGGCGGTGTGGATGCTGGGGGGCCTGCCCGGGCTCGCCGCGCATCAGCGGCGACTGGACTTCGTGGAGCGCTTCCCCGCCCTCACGGCGCGCGGCCTCCAGGGCCTGGATGACGAGCCCGCGTGGACGCTGCGCGAGGTGCTCGCGCCGCTGGCGCCGACCCACGTGGCGTCGAGCATCTCCGGCCTCCGGGGCGCCCGCGCGGGGATGCTGCGGGAGCGGCTGTATGCCCAGGCGCCCGCGGAGGCGCTGCAGGGCCTCAAGGGCGACAGCTCACCCCAGGCGTGGAGCCTGCGCGAGCGCGGCGTGCGCGACGGGAAGCTGAGCGACGTGCTGCTGGGCCTCGCCGGCGTGGACGGCGAGGAGTCCTGGGTGGTGCGCGAGGCGGGCATGCAGCGGGGGCTGTACACGGAGGTGGCCCGCAGCCTGGGGGGGCTCTCCGACGCCCGCTCGGACGCGCTGCGCGAGGCGCTGTTGCCCCACGACAGGCTCGCGGTGCTGCGCGGGACGCAGGGCCTGGACACGCCGGTGGCCCGCGGCCTGCGGGAGGCGCTGGCGGACAAGGCCACCAAGCTGGTGCTGCGCTCGCTGACGGGGCTCTCCACCGAGGAGGCCTGGGCGCTGCGCGAGCGCGGCGCGCCGAAGACGAAGGAGGCGCTGGACTCGGTGGACGGGATGAACGACCCACGGGCGTGGCGCCTGCGCGTGGCCCACGCGAACCGCTGGCCGGCCACGGTGCTCTCCTCGCTCAAGGGCCTGCCGCTGGTGCCCGAGGCGCGCGTGCTCATCCAGCGCGTGCTGGAGGCCCAGCCCCGGAAGCTGCCCGCGCTTCGCAACGCCTATGCCGTCATCGCCACCGCGGCGGTGCTCGACACCCGGACCCCGCAGGCCCGCGCGAGTCGCCCGGCGGTGGAAGCACCCACGCAGCACGTCGAGCTCTGA
- a CDS encoding VTC domain-containing protein, translating into MLSFAEGEVTRLRREFKLVLEEETALALCARLTRELEGQVPAPTRIVSVYFDRPGCPLASRALRTPEDCLKVRTKEYSPDVGAGGVERVVLEVKRERHGLTQKRRVWVPRSELGRVLRGGARLLPLIAGGSLQPVLAVTYQRHVYQASQAWRVTVDRDIGYHHVAPELAMSQLALTSERLEPPFFREGRVVVEVKHLGEELPDWLSSLNPGGAPTYSKFAEGMARAPAFAVDGVARG; encoded by the coding sequence ATGCTCTCGTTCGCCGAGGGGGAAGTGACCAGGCTCCGGCGTGAGTTCAAGCTGGTGCTGGAGGAGGAGACGGCGCTCGCGCTGTGCGCGCGCCTGACGCGGGAGTTGGAGGGACAGGTGCCGGCGCCCACGCGCATCGTCTCCGTCTACTTCGACCGACCGGGCTGTCCGTTGGCGTCGCGCGCGCTGCGCACGCCGGAGGACTGCCTCAAGGTCCGCACGAAGGAGTACTCGCCGGACGTGGGCGCGGGGGGCGTGGAGCGCGTGGTGCTGGAGGTGAAGCGCGAGCGCCATGGCCTCACGCAGAAGCGGCGCGTCTGGGTGCCACGCTCGGAGCTGGGCCGCGTGCTCCGGGGCGGCGCGCGGCTGTTGCCGCTCATCGCCGGCGGCAGCCTGCAGCCGGTGCTCGCGGTGACGTACCAGCGCCACGTGTATCAGGCGTCGCAGGCGTGGCGGGTGACGGTGGACCGGGACATCGGCTACCACCACGTTGCCCCGGAGCTGGCCATGTCCCAGCTTGCGCTGACGAGCGAGCGGCTGGAGCCGCCCTTCTTCCGCGAGGGCCGCGTGGTGGTGGAGGTGAAGCACCTGGGGGAGGAGCTGCCCGATTGGCTGTCGTCGCTCAATCCGGGCGGCGCGCCGACGTACAGCAAGTTCGCAGAGGGGATGGCGAGGGCACCTGCCTTCGCCGTGGATGGGGTCGCGAGGGGATAG